A single Bifidobacterium scardovii JCM 12489 = DSM 13734 DNA region contains:
- a CDS encoding peptide ABC transporter substrate-binding protein: MALGGCGSSSNKGADASAGNTITAMNAEPASGLLPGNTNSTTGGKVLDLIFSQLVAFDSKGKPVNEVAKEIKSNDDATQFTITIKDGWKFTDGTPVTAESFTKAWSYAANVTNAQINANFFSNIKGYDKVQQKGVASDEQLEGLKVVDDHTFTVDLSTSDSNFPIKVGYTGFAPLPESFYKDPKAFGENPVGNGAYKFKKWEHNKEIDVVKNPDYKGSFPAKNDGVNFMLYTSPQAAYADVLSGNLDVMDTVPSSVAGSLKTAKGVQVYNEPGSSITMFVITQDYPHFGPGKEGQLRRQAISMAINRQNICDKIMAGLCTPATDFSAPAINGHSDSLKGADVLKYNPDKAKELWAEADKISPWSGKFEIAYNSDGGLKDVYDAVINSIKNTLGIDAATLIFPTSSELSDVTDGRTLHKPHRMGWSPDYPSVENYLTSLYSTAAADGNGANTGDYKNPDFDALLAKGNAESSTDAAIKDYQAAEEILLQDLPTVPLFYTNANGVANKDLKNFEFNWQNSPLYRDMTKQ, from the coding sequence ATGGCGCTGGGCGGCTGCGGATCATCCAGCAACAAGGGCGCCGACGCCTCAGCCGGCAACACCATCACCGCGATGAATGCGGAACCGGCCTCCGGCCTGCTGCCGGGCAACACGAACTCGACCACGGGCGGCAAGGTGCTTGACCTGATCTTCTCGCAGCTCGTGGCCTTCGACTCCAAGGGCAAGCCGGTCAACGAGGTGGCCAAGGAGATCAAGTCGAACGACGACGCCACCCAGTTCACCATCACCATCAAGGACGGCTGGAAGTTCACCGACGGCACGCCGGTGACCGCCGAGTCCTTCACCAAGGCGTGGAGCTACGCCGCCAACGTGACCAACGCCCAGATCAACGCGAATTTCTTCTCGAACATCAAGGGCTACGACAAGGTCCAGCAGAAGGGCGTGGCCTCCGACGAGCAGCTTGAGGGCCTCAAGGTCGTCGACGACCACACCTTCACCGTGGATCTGAGCACGTCGGATTCCAACTTCCCGATCAAGGTCGGCTACACGGGCTTCGCCCCGCTGCCCGAATCCTTCTACAAGGACCCGAAGGCCTTCGGTGAGAACCCCGTCGGCAACGGCGCGTACAAGTTCAAGAAGTGGGAGCACAACAAGGAAATCGACGTGGTGAAGAACCCCGACTACAAGGGCAGCTTCCCCGCCAAGAACGACGGCGTGAACTTCATGCTGTACACCAGCCCGCAGGCCGCCTACGCCGACGTGCTCAGCGGCAACCTCGACGTGATGGACACCGTCCCCTCCTCCGTGGCCGGCAGCCTGAAGACCGCGAAGGGCGTGCAGGTCTACAACGAGCCCGGCTCCTCGATCACCATGTTCGTGATCACGCAGGACTACCCGCACTTCGGCCCCGGCAAGGAGGGCCAGCTGCGCCGCCAGGCCATCTCGATGGCCATCAACCGCCAGAACATCTGCGACAAGATCATGGCGGGCCTGTGCACGCCGGCCACCGACTTCTCCGCGCCGGCCATCAACGGCCACTCCGACTCCCTCAAGGGCGCCGACGTGCTCAAGTACAACCCCGACAAGGCGAAGGAACTGTGGGCCGAGGCCGACAAGATCTCGCCGTGGAGCGGCAAGTTCGAGATCGCGTACAACTCCGACGGCGGCCTGAAGGACGTCTATGACGCGGTGATCAACTCGATCAAGAACACCCTCGGCATCGATGCGGCCACTCTGATCTTCCCGACCAGCTCCGAGCTGAGCGATGTGACCGACGGCCGCACGCTGCACAAGCCGCACCGCATGGGTTGGTCCCCGGACTACCCGTCCGTGGAGAACTACCTGACCTCGCTGTACTCCACCGCCGCGGCCGACGGCAACGGCGCGAACACCGGCGACTACAAGAACCCGGACTTCGACGCGCTGCTGGCCAAGGGCAACGCGGAATCCTCCACGGATGCCGCGATCAAGGACTACCAGGCCGCCGAGGAGATCCTGCTGCAGGATCTGCCGACCGTGCCGCTGTTCTACACCAACGCCAACGGCGTGGCCAACAAGGACCTGAAGAACTTCGAGTTCAACTGGCAGAACAGCCCGCTCTACCGCGACATGACCAAGCAGTGA
- a CDS encoding lipid II:glycine glycyltransferase FemX — MITLEAVTPADMEAAAAQRGVNLPIEQTAVWAAYQADIEGRTPWGAYLVKRDGEVVAFISLIDFETHGYHYLRSVHGPAWIAKPDEAEELAVLDALREVVKSRDKHVAFLRVDTWFEAGTTQVLSTVPYDQTVVIDVTGGDDAILSRMKRRGRRDVRKSLRECPAACADETDKAMADFSECYDVMVETGQRDGFTPAPMSDYADMIAALGAEHCRVFAARIDGRVVAWSIVTVNGTRAVRYYAGMRSEVMRLHVTDKLLYQECCILGTQGITDYDLMGIGSDFAPSLKGLNEFKTKFTEEVTPVPPARDVPVKKAFYASLTALQKVRKGLRRG, encoded by the coding sequence ATGATCACGCTGGAAGCCGTCACCCCCGCCGACATGGAAGCGGCAGCCGCGCAACGCGGCGTCAACCTGCCCATCGAACAGACCGCCGTATGGGCGGCGTATCAGGCCGACATCGAGGGGCGCACGCCGTGGGGCGCCTATCTGGTCAAACGCGACGGCGAGGTCGTCGCCTTCATCTCGCTGATCGATTTCGAGACGCACGGCTACCACTACCTGCGTTCCGTGCACGGCCCGGCGTGGATCGCCAAGCCGGACGAGGCGGAGGAGCTCGCGGTGCTGGACGCGCTGCGCGAGGTCGTGAAATCCCGCGACAAGCATGTGGCGTTCCTGCGCGTCGACACCTGGTTCGAGGCAGGCACCACGCAGGTGCTGTCCACCGTGCCGTACGACCAGACCGTGGTGATCGACGTGACCGGCGGCGACGACGCGATCCTGTCGCGCATGAAGCGCCGCGGCCGCCGCGACGTGCGCAAGTCGCTGCGCGAATGCCCGGCCGCGTGCGCCGACGAGACCGACAAGGCGATGGCCGATTTCTCGGAATGCTACGACGTGATGGTCGAAACCGGGCAGCGCGACGGGTTCACGCCGGCGCCGATGAGCGACTATGCCGACATGATCGCCGCGCTGGGAGCCGAGCACTGCCGCGTGTTCGCGGCGCGCATCGACGGGCGCGTGGTGGCCTGGTCGATCGTGACGGTGAACGGCACGCGCGCCGTGCGTTACTACGCGGGCATGCGCTCCGAGGTCATGCGCCTGCACGTGACCGACAAGCTGCTGTATCAGGAGTGCTGCATCCTGGGCACACAGGGCATCACCGACTACGATCTGATGGGCATCGGCAGCGATTTCGCCCCTTCTCTTAAGGGTCTTAACGAATTCAAGACCAAATTCACCGAGGAGGTCACGCCGGTGCCGCCCGCGCGCGACGTGCCGGTCAAGAAGGCCTTCTATGCCTCGCTTACCGCTCTGCAGAAGGTGCGCAAGGGCCTCCGCCGCGGTTGA
- a CDS encoding 50S ribosomal protein bL37 — MGMRGRKRKDRRKKAANHGKRPNA, encoded by the coding sequence ATGGGCATGCGCGGACGTAAGCGCAAGGATCGTCGCAAGAAGGCCGCCAACCACGGCAAGCGCCCGAACGCCTGA
- a CDS encoding UDP-N-acetylmuramoyl-L-alanyl-D-glutamate--2,6-diaminopimelate ligase has protein sequence MALTLRSAADLLARHGLLREIIEGATWTMDAGDIAGADRPFAAVTYDTRQAAEGTLLFCKGRFKAAYLDGIDGRGLAAYVAETDFSAATAAPGLIVNDVRRAMSLLSAEFYGRPQDELTVIGITGTKGKTTTAYFTQAVLAAYSGGKAALFSSLDNCLDGRTWVESDLTTPESLDAFRMMREALDNGMRYLVMEVSSQAYKVERVYGLTFDAGAFLNISPDHISPIEHPTFEDYLYCKRQLTRNCRTLVLNADCDHADLIRQDASAAGVPLVTFALHGAGGNGTDDTAGNTAADITAAPDAGPEHGYLFRDHGETVGDFTLELEGSFNAANAAAAIGLARAVGVPAGSPAFTALERVRIAGRMEHYQSGDIVAYVDYAHNYVSTKTLMEFVLRKYGDRDPRIVVVTGSVGDKAVDRREGIIKGVQDHADRIILTSEDTVAEPMIDILHEMQGHITNPHVACDIELDRAKAIEAAVDDARAHAGRLTILLVIGKGEERWIKVEGKHAPYEGDDRVVTRLLGIGREPGRAA, from the coding sequence ATGGCTTTGACTCTGCGATCCGCGGCCGATCTGCTGGCCCGACACGGGCTGCTGCGGGAAATCATCGAAGGCGCGACATGGACGATGGACGCGGGCGACATCGCCGGCGCCGACCGTCCGTTCGCCGCCGTCACCTACGACACGCGCCAGGCGGCCGAAGGCACACTGCTGTTCTGCAAGGGCCGCTTCAAGGCCGCCTATCTCGACGGCATCGACGGGCGAGGCCTGGCCGCCTACGTCGCCGAGACCGATTTCTCCGCCGCCACGGCCGCGCCCGGCCTGATCGTCAACGACGTACGCCGCGCGATGAGCCTGCTGTCCGCCGAGTTCTACGGGCGCCCGCAGGACGAGCTGACCGTGATCGGCATCACCGGCACGAAGGGCAAGACCACCACAGCCTACTTCACGCAGGCAGTGCTCGCCGCCTATTCCGGCGGCAAGGCGGCGCTGTTCTCCTCGCTCGACAACTGCCTCGACGGGCGCACCTGGGTCGAATCCGACCTGACCACGCCCGAATCGCTCGACGCGTTCCGCATGATGCGCGAGGCGCTCGACAATGGCATGCGCTATCTGGTCATGGAGGTCTCCTCGCAGGCCTACAAGGTCGAGCGCGTGTACGGCCTCACCTTCGACGCGGGGGCGTTCCTCAACATCTCCCCCGACCATATCAGCCCGATCGAGCACCCGACCTTCGAGGACTACCTGTACTGCAAGCGCCAGCTGACCCGCAACTGCCGCACGCTCGTGCTCAACGCGGACTGCGACCACGCCGATCTGATCCGGCAGGACGCCAGCGCCGCCGGGGTTCCCCTCGTCACCTTCGCACTGCACGGAGCCGGCGGGAACGGCACCGACGACACCGCCGGCAACACCGCGGCCGACATCACAGCCGCCCCCGATGCCGGCCCGGAGCACGGCTATCTGTTCCGCGACCACGGCGAGACGGTCGGCGACTTCACGCTCGAACTGGAGGGCTCGTTCAACGCGGCGAACGCCGCAGCCGCGATCGGCCTGGCCCGCGCTGTCGGCGTGCCGGCCGGGTCGCCGGCCTTCACCGCGCTCGAGCGGGTGCGCATCGCCGGGCGCATGGAGCACTATCAGTCCGGCGACATCGTCGCCTATGTGGACTACGCGCACAACTACGTGAGCACGAAGACGCTCATGGAGTTCGTGCTGCGCAAGTACGGCGACCGCGACCCGCGCATCGTCGTGGTCACCGGGTCGGTCGGCGACAAGGCCGTGGACCGCCGCGAAGGCATCATCAAGGGTGTGCAGGACCATGCCGACCGCATCATCCTCACTTCGGAGGATACGGTCGCCGAGCCGATGATCGACATCCTCCACGAGATGCAGGGCCACATCACCAACCCGCACGTCGCCTGCGACATCGAGCTCGACCGGGCGAAGGCCATCGAAGCCGCGGTGGACGACGCCCGCGCGCACGCCGGCCGGCTGACCATCCTGCTGGTCATCGGCAAGGGCGAGGAACGCTGGATCAAGGTCGAAGGCAAGCATGCGCCGTACGAGGGCGACGACCGCGTCGTCACCCGTCTGCTCGGCATCGGGCGCGAGCCCGGTCGGGCGGCCTGA
- a CDS encoding sigma-70 family RNA polymerase sigma factor, whose translation MNERGETVAEKRARFERLAMPAVNALYRQAMKLTNNTEDAQDLVQDTFERGFKSFDSFEPGSNFEAWMTTIERNAYFNQYAKAKRSPQRANDSTGEYDDWDIYSASERSPEGLKSAEQEYLDTFAPEEIMAALSKLSPERRQVFIDTAIDGKTYQQVADEQGVKIGTVMSRLSRARTQLKRELAAYARERGYGQQATRSSGGDGGDGTDHSRYSLSAKHDNDGDNGDNGSKERGAEVRAGGTAARKGKDRS comes from the coding sequence ATGAATGAGCGGGGCGAAACCGTAGCCGAGAAGCGGGCGCGCTTCGAACGGCTTGCCATGCCTGCCGTCAACGCGCTGTACCGGCAGGCGATGAAACTCACCAACAATACCGAGGACGCGCAGGATCTGGTGCAGGACACCTTCGAACGCGGGTTCAAATCCTTCGATTCCTTCGAGCCCGGGTCCAACTTCGAGGCATGGATGACCACGATCGAGCGCAACGCGTACTTCAACCAGTACGCCAAAGCCAAGCGCAGCCCGCAGCGGGCCAACGACTCGACCGGGGAATACGACGACTGGGACATCTATTCGGCGTCCGAGCGCTCGCCCGAAGGGCTGAAATCCGCGGAGCAGGAGTATCTGGACACCTTCGCGCCCGAGGAGATCATGGCGGCGCTGTCCAAGCTGTCTCCCGAGCGGCGGCAGGTGTTCATCGACACGGCGATCGACGGCAAGACCTACCAGCAGGTCGCCGACGAGCAGGGCGTCAAGATCGGCACGGTGATGAGCCGGCTCAGCCGCGCGCGCACGCAGCTCAAACGAGAGTTGGCCGCGTATGCGAGGGAACGTGGGTACGGCCAGCAGGCCACCCGATCCTCGGGCGGCGACGGGGGTGACGGGACGGATCATTCCCGATATTCACTATCCGCGAAGCATGACAACGACGGCGATAACGGTGATAATGGGAGTAAGGAGCGCGGTGCCGAGGTTCGCGCGGGCGGTACGGCGGCACGCAAGGGAAAGGATCGGTCATGA